The genomic stretch GCTGATTTTATGAAACTTGCGGAGAAGGCCAGAACCTCAGTCCATATTGTCGTGCTTGGCAAGGTTCTGGATGAGGCTATTGAATGGCTTTTCTATCTTGATGCTGAAAGCGGCGGAGACACCGCCGGCCCGAATACAGAAAACGGAGAATAAGCAATGAAGGAGATCAGGAAGTCCCGTAAGCTTGATGATGTCTGCTACGACATTCGGGGGCCGGTCCTTAGTGAGGCCCAGCGTCTGGAGGAAGAGGGCTTTCATGTAATGAAGCTGAACACTGGCAATCCCTATGCCTTTGGTTTTAATGCTCCTGATGAGCTTCTGCATGACGTAGTACTGAATCTTCATGAAGCGCAAGGATACATCGATTCCAAAGGTCTCTTCCCGGCCCGTAAGGCGGTAATGCAGTACTGTCAGCAGATCGGAATCGACGGGGTCGGCATTGAGGATATCTACATCGGTAACGGCGTCAGCGAACTGATTACCATGGCCATGCAGGGCCTGCTGGATAGCGGTGACGAGGTTCTGATCCCCTCTCCGGATTATCCTCTCTGGACGGCCGCCGCCACCCTCTCCGGAGGGAAGGCCGTTCACTACCGCTGCGACGAAGAGTCTTCCTGGTATCCGGACATAGCGGATATCGCTTCCAGGATTACCGATCGTACACGGGGCATTGTAATCATCAATCCCAACAATCCAACCGGGAGTGTCTATCCGAAGGAGATCCTGGAGCAGATTGTCGAACTGGCGCGGCAGCATGACCTGATCGTTTTTTCCGACGAGATCTACGACAAAATTCTTTATGATGATACTGTGCATACACCCACCGCATCCCTGGCGGATGATATTTTGATGGTGACCTTTAACGGTCTCTCAAAAGTCTATCGGGCCGCCGGTTTTCGGGCGGGGTGGATGATAATCAGCGGCAGAAAGTCCCACGCCGAGGATTACCTGGAAGGACTGTCCATGCTGTCAAACATGAGGCTCTGCGCCAATGTTCCGGCCCAGTACGCAATCCAGGCCGCTCTGGGGGGGTATCAAAGTATCAAGGATCTCCTGCTCCCCGGCGGACGTCTGCGGGAACAGCGGGACATTGCCTACCGTATGCTGACAGAGATTCCGGGAATCACCTGTGTAAAACCCCAAGGGGCACTCTACCTTTTTCCGAAGATCGATACCGACCGTTTTGGAATCGTCGACGACATGAAGTTCATACTGGATTTTCTGAAGGAGAAAAAGGTGCTGATGGTTCAGGGGACGGGATTCAACTGGCCCGATCCTGATCACTTCCGAATCGTTTTTCTTCCCCGGGTAGATGAACTTGAGTATGTCCTGGGCGCTCTGCAGGATTTCCTGGAGACCTACCGTCAGGTATAAGTCAGATCTGAGAGAGTTTATCTGTTAACTAGTGTCCCAAACCGTGGGGATGATTTGAAGCAAACTCCTTGTATCGCTGGTATTTACCAGTAGATCCGCGAAAAAAAGGAGTTGCAAGCATGTTTCGTCCCCCATTTTGTCCCAACAGGGACTGTCAGAATCACCCTTCCGACCAATCTGTCACCGGTTGGTATGTAAAAAACGGCAGCTACCAATCCCGCCTCTTTGGAAAAATCCAGCGTTTCCACTGCAAACACTGCGGTGCAGGCTTCTCTTCCCAAACCTTCAGCATCGATTTTTTTGCAAAGAGAAAACTTCCCTGCCGAACAATCTTCTCCCATCTCTTTACCTCCTCCGGAATCCGGGATACCGCGCGCATTCTGAAGGTCTCGCCGACAACAATCACCAACCGCATCAGCAGGCTTGCACGGCAGGCAATCGCCATCCACGCCTCCTTGTCTGCCGAACTCCATTTAACCGAAGATCTGGCAGCCGACGGATTTGAAAGCTTTGTTCTGTCCCAGTACTTTCCCAATAATATAAACCTTCTGGTTGGAAAGGAATCCCAGTTCTGGTTCTCCTTGGACTATGCCCATTTGCGGAGAAAGGGACGCATGACCGAGTATCAGAAAAAACGAAACATACAAATGCAGGCCAGGTTCAACCTGCATCGGAGAAGTATTTATCGATCATTCCAGGAGTTAGTGCGTGTATGTCTCGATTTGCAGGAGCAAAGTGCCTGTTCCAGTGTTCAGCTCTTTACTGATGAGCATCTGCAGTATGCTAAAGTGTATCGTGATCTTACTGCCGAAGACCAAAAGCGCATACACCACCGGAGAATCAGCTCAAAATTACCCCGGACACTGCGAAATGATCTATTCAGTGTCAATTATCTTGACCGGGAAATACGAAAGGACAGTGCAGATCATACCCGGGAGACAGTCCGGTTTGCCCGCAATGCGTCCGACTGCATGGAGCGACTTGCCATCTACCGCTTGTATCATAATTACTGCAAACCCTACCGGATAGCGAAGCAGGGAGACAACACCATAACCCACGCAGAACGAGCGGGGATTCTTGCACAGCGGATCAAAAGTGAGATGAAAACACTGTTCACCCGGCGGCGGTTCTTCAGCAGAATGTGTCGGATGTCTTCCAGCGACAGAATGATATGGCTGCGCAGCATTGTGACTCCCATGAAGATTACGGCAGAGTATCTTCCGGCCTATGCGTATTCGTAAAATATCCCCACGGTTTGGGACACTAACTATCCGTTACGCCTTTTATACACCAGAAACAGGGCTTCCGTTGCCATGGCTCCAAAGAATGAGGCTGCGGCAAGAGTTGCCCCTGTAATCTCCGGAACAAGCCGAAGCGCAAACATTAATGTAACCATTGCTGCAAAATTGATAAAAACCCCCAGGCTGACCATACCAGTACGCCTGGTTGTAATCAGCACTCCCCGGTTATAGGATATGGACGAGAAAATAGCCGGTACAAAGGAAGCAAAAAAGACCGACATGGGCAGCAGCTCCATCAGTTCCGCGTCCAGCCCTGAGACATGGCGAAACCAGAGATCCCGTAAGGGGGTAAAAACCACCAGCTGAAATGTGACAAAGACGATAATGCCCATGCGTATGGCAAAGCGTTTCAGTTCTTTTTGCCCTCCCGGTTCTTCGCTCAGGGTTATCACAATTTCCTGATAAGATTTGGCAAAGGAGTTGAACAGAAACATAAAACCCATCACAACCGGCCAGACAGCAAGAGATTCGATAGGCCGGGCAGCCCGGGCAACTCCCACCGAGAGGATTGGTCTGGCAGCAAGATCAATAAAGGAGGTAAGAGCCAGGGGATAGTAAAAATAAAACAGGGAAGTATAGGTAAAGCCCTCATCCCCCCACTCCATACGGGGCAGTTCCTGGCGGACAAAGGCGAGGGACCCCGCCGCTCCCACTATAACTCCGATAGTCAATGCCAGACTCCCGACAGCTGCGCCGGGAAGAAACCGGAAAAACATTCCAAGGACAAGAATAACGGCCGATGTCAAAAGGCGGACCAGCATTACCGCGGGGATTACCTTTGACTGACCCCGCCGAATGAGAACTCCCTGCCAGAGCCTGCGGTATCCCACTGATGCAGTAAAAGGGGACATTACCAAAAAAGCGGTCCGGCTGTCTGCAAGAAAATCTTCGGGCATATTGACAACGGTAAGAATCAGAAAATCGAAAACCGGGCTGATGCCGATTAAAACATGGATAAGCGTAAGCACAATGCCGAACAGGTGCATTGAGTTCAAAAGCTTGTTATAATTAGCGCGGTTTTTTCCCAGGGCTGCTCCCGCCGAGAGCATCTGGATAATAGGGCTTTCAATTATCAGGGAGAATGAGAAGATTACCCCAAAAATCGCCAGCTGTTTTTTTACTTCCGGCATGCGGGCAATTATGGCGGTAATGCCCGGCTGTTCCACTGCCATGAAAATCCACATGGCAGCCAGGGGAAGCCATGCAAGAAAAATTCTTTTTTGGGTTACGCCGGGATGTAGATTTATGCTGCTCATTGCTGTTTACCATAGGAGGAAAACACTTCCCGGTCAATCAATGGGATGAGGGTATTTCCCAGGCCCTTGTTTTTTGTTTTGATTATATATATTATAAATCATATACAGGAGGAATGAATGCAGGTAGCTATCCTCGGTGCAAGCCGTAATCCGGAACGATATTCCCACAAGGCATTTTCAATGCTGCGCCAGCACGGATACAAGGTGGTTCCCGTACATCCGACTCTAAAGGAGATTGAAGGGGTCCCGGTCCGCAACTCCCTTGCGGAGATAAAAGAAAATATTCATACCCTTACCCTTTACCTGGGGCCCCGTCATATAGGCAGCGAGATTGACGCGATTATTAATCTGAAACCGGAGAGGGTAATATTCAACCCGGGAACCGAGTCTGACGAGCTGAAGGCAGCCCTCGATTCTGCGGGGATTCCCTATATGGAGGCCTGTACCCTGGTGCTGCTCTCTACGGGGCAGTTTGAAAAGGACGCCGCCCTCCTGAATTAAAATTGGATTTTCCACGACCAGCGGGGATCGTCAGCTGGATTCCCGGATGACGAACCGGGGGCTCAGAAGGTGTTTTCGCGGAGGTGAATCCGGATGGGCCATGAGGTCGAGGAGTTCCATAGCCGCTATTCTGCCAATGTCGCGGATCGACTGTGAAACGGTTGTCAGGGGTATCCTGCACATGCTGGAAAGCCTGATGTCATCGTATCCGACAATTGCAACCTTATCCGGAATGGGTACGGAGAGTTCAGCCAGATGCTCCATAATTCCCAGAGTGACGTTGTCATTGGTTACGAACAGGACGGTTTTTTTCTCGTGGATCTGGTCGCGGGTCATCAGTATCGGAACCAGGTCATAGCCGTCGCCAAAGGTTTTTATCCCCTGATAGCGTCTGACCGGGCCCTGATTTGTGTTAAAACCTTCAAGGAATCCGGTAATCCTGTCCTTGAGGGATTGATGTTTAAAGCCCGTTATCACAATGGTCTGTTCTTTTTGCAGCTTGTTAATGTAATCTGCTGCGAGCCTTCCTCCACTCCGATTATCGCATGTTACATAGGAAATTTCCGTATCTACCGGGATGCAGTTAATGATGACCAGGGGGATTCCGGATTGTTTCAGCATCTGGATTGCCGGTGAATCAGGGCGTACCGGGGCGAGCAGTACCCCATCGACCCTGCTGCTTATCAGGGAACGTGCCAGGGCTGTCTCACGCTCTTCAATCCAGCGGGAGCTGGAAAGCTGCATGGAGTAGTTCTGGGAGTTGAGGACCCAGTCGACTCCCTCTGCAATCTCTATGAAAAAGGGGTTAGAGAGCTCATCAATTACAACGCCTATGGTGCGCGTCGGGGCCCCCGCAAGTCCCTGGGCGAGCTGGTTGGGGATATAGTTCATGCGCTCCATGATTTCCAGGATGCGCACCCTGGTTTCCTTGTTTACGATCCCGGACTTTGAGAGTACCCGGGATACTGTTGCCTTTGAAACTCCTGCAGCTTTTGCGATGTCGGAAATAGTTATTCTCTTCATTCATCTTCCTGCAATTGAGAATGAAACCGGTACCATTGATTGTGTCTCACCAAAGCATTTGCATCATCTGAATGCCAGGGATCAAAATCAAGTTTTCCCAATAAAGTATGATACACGGATTAGCTGTTTTTATCAATATAAAATAAATCTATCTGCTCAAAGGTTATATTGATGAATACCGGCAGGGTTTGTCCGGCTTCTGCTTATCTTGGAGTGCTTTCATATAAACTTTTATATTGACAAGTCAAAAAACCTATTTTACAATTATTATTGTAACCGGTTGCAGGAAATAATAATATTGAACATGAGATAAGGTTAATTGATTGGACACGCAAGCTATACTGGCCAAAGCATCGGGCATTTCGATTGCCGTTATCGGCGATATCTGCCTGGATGTCTATTATTTTATTGATCGGGGAAGGACTGAGATTTCCCTCGAAACAGGCCTGGAAACCCGGCCTGTCAATTCCTGCAAGCATGAATTGGGAGGCGCTGCAAATGTTGCGGTCAACTGCAGGGGCCTTGGAGCGGGAAGGGTCGAGATTTTCGGTATTC from Marispirochaeta sp. encodes the following:
- a CDS encoding pyridoxal phosphate-dependent aminotransferase, giving the protein MKEIRKSRKLDDVCYDIRGPVLSEAQRLEEEGFHVMKLNTGNPYAFGFNAPDELLHDVVLNLHEAQGYIDSKGLFPARKAVMQYCQQIGIDGVGIEDIYIGNGVSELITMAMQGLLDSGDEVLIPSPDYPLWTAAATLSGGKAVHYRCDEESSWYPDIADIASRITDRTRGIVIINPNNPTGSVYPKEILEQIVELARQHDLIVFSDEIYDKILYDDTVHTPTASLADDILMVTFNGLSKVYRAAGFRAGWMIISGRKSHAEDYLEGLSMLSNMRLCANVPAQYAIQAALGGYQSIKDLLLPGGRLREQRDIAYRMLTEIPGITCVKPQGALYLFPKIDTDRFGIVDDMKFILDFLKEKKVLMVQGTGFNWPDPDHFRIVFLPRVDELEYVLGALQDFLETYRQV
- a CDS encoding CoA-binding protein, with amino-acid sequence MQVAILGASRNPERYSHKAFSMLRQHGYKVVPVHPTLKEIEGVPVRNSLAEIKENIHTLTLYLGPRHIGSEIDAIINLKPERVIFNPGTESDELKAALDSAGIPYMEACTLVLLSTGQFEKDAALLN
- a CDS encoding LacI family DNA-binding transcriptional regulator gives rise to the protein MKRITISDIAKAAGVSKATVSRVLSKSGIVNKETRVRILEIMERMNYIPNQLAQGLAGAPTRTIGVVIDELSNPFFIEIAEGVDWVLNSQNYSMQLSSSRWIEERETALARSLISSRVDGVLLAPVRPDSPAIQMLKQSGIPLVIINCIPVDTEISYVTCDNRSGGRLAADYINKLQKEQTIVITGFKHQSLKDRITGFLEGFNTNQGPVRRYQGIKTFGDGYDLVPILMTRDQIHEKKTVLFVTNDNVTLGIMEHLAELSVPIPDKVAIVGYDDIRLSSMCRIPLTTVSQSIRDIGRIAAMELLDLMAHPDSPPRKHLLSPRFVIRESS